A region of the Canis aureus isolate CA01 chromosome 5, VMU_Caureus_v.1.0, whole genome shotgun sequence genome:
ctagggcaggggaggggactgTGCCCAGGACACGGGTGTGGAAATGTAAGCGACCACATCTCGGGTTGGCTGCAAGCTTCCTCCTGGGCAGCGCTGCAGCGAATGCGGGGCGTCCGGGGCCCCTTAAGCAGCACATCGCTGGTGTCCTTCTGAAACCCCAGGCAGCAGAGCAGCTGAAGGGCAAAGCTTTTTTGCACTGTCAACGCTGGCACCGGCAGAGCCAGCTTTTCCCACCGCAGCTGGGAGGTGCGGCGGTGTGGGCAGCGGATTTGGTCTGGCAGGCCAGCTGCCGTGGACACGCGGGGGTCTGTCCTAGGTCTTCTGGGAGCAGGCCTGCCGCCTGCCTACCCAGCCCGGCTTTGGAAATGAAAAGGCCCGTGAAATCATTGCTGCAATGCTCATCTGTCGGGACGCAGCTTAGAAACACCAGTGAGACTCGGGGCAGCTCAAAGTGCtgtccagggtgtgtgtgtgtgtgtgtgtgtgtgtgtgtgtgtgtgtgtgtgtgaagctcaTTAGGAATGCAGCTGTCCGCCCCACCCAGACCTGCCTGAATCCAGGCAAGACCCCCAAGGCATTGCCTTGCAACATCACAGCTGGAGACTTGCTGCTTTAGAGCAGGGGTGGCACTTGAGTCCTGTCCCTGcccactagctgtgtggccttagacACATTACCTCACCTCTCTGAATTCCAACTCCTGCATCCGCAGGATGGATTTAGGGAAAAATCCTCTCCCCAAGCAGGTTAAGGATAATTCACATGAAAGCTCGTGAGCTGTGTGCGAGGCGCTGAGCTCGGGGTGTGGGATGCAGACCGTGCTGGCCCGTCAGTGGTTGTGGCTCCTGCTGTGGTCTGGAGACCCAAAGGCATGGCTCGTGTTCATGCTCGGGGTTCACTCGGGGCatgtctctttccttctctgggcctcagtttccccttctgtacAACGGGTCTGCTGACCCCACATCAAAAGGTTGCTCGCAAGGAAAGTGAGAGGGGCCAGGGCTCATCTCCAGGAGCCCATCTGGGAAGTGGGTGCATGTGGTGCGGGGCCCCTGGGTGCACACACCTTCGCCCCTCACCGCTCCCTTCTCtggtgctcctgctgctgctgctgctgctgcagaggCATCCTACAGCCCTTTCCTGTACCTGCTCTGCTCGGCGGCTTGGAACGGAGTCCCCTGCCCTGCTCAGAGCAGCAGGGCCAGGAGAGACGATTCAGGGCAGACCTGGGTTCTGGGCCCTGGAACCCCCCCCTCCAAGCCCCATGCTGCTGGGCAGCTTTCGGGCAGCCTGGGAGCTTCTCCCTACCTGGAGTCCTACTTCCCACGGCGGGCCTGGGGCTGGACTCCTGGCCTTGCCCCTGACATCCCAGGTGACCTCAGGTAAATTCCCTGTATgctctggatctcagtttccttatctgtagagTGGGGGTGCTCAGTGAGATGGTCGGGTCGGGGTTCGACCCTTGGGTCCTCTCACTGACTGGACCGTCCTTAGCTTCCTCTGTGTCCTTCGTTCCTGGCAGGAGCCCCAACCCCCTGCCTGCCCACTACCAGACCCTGGAGCCACGGCAGATCTAGGCCTGGCTGCCAAAGCCAGGGGAGCTGGTATAGACCAGAGGAAACGAGGGAGTAGGGGGGTGTGTGGGGCAGAGGAGgatttttcctctgtgtgtgcaaACAGTATCCGTTTTCTCTTGTTTCCAAAAGCCAGTGACGTAACGCACCCTTCATCCATTCCTTCCTTCTGGCCTATTTTTAGCTGGCCCCGACAGCATCCTAAAAGGCTTCCAGACTTGCCTGCTCTGAGGCCATGTAGGGAGGTGGCCCtagggtgaggagagagagagaagctcatcTCTCTGTCTCAGGATGCGGGGAGGGAACGAACCTGCcccaggcttcctctggggagggaggggagctgggtggggagtcCGGGGAGGGCTCTGATGGATCCTGGGTCTGTGGGGAGCCTGGCAGGGTTGCAAGTGCTCAGTCTGGAGCCTCcagcctgggtttgagtcctggctccacCTGTCCCCACCCTGACCTTGGGCCCCTGACTTCATGCCTTGCTTTCTGCATCTGTGACATGGGCTAACAGCATAGCTGTGCTGGAGGGTTGTTAGGAGGATTGAATTATGTCATGCAGAACGGTGCCTGGTGTTGTTacggtgatgatgatgatttttttttaaagacatttatttgaaagagagagagagagagaggagagagagaagggcgcccaggtggttcagtcagttaagccttaagtgtctgccttcagctcaggtcatctcccggggtcctgggatcaagctctgcatcaggctgtctactcagctgggagcctgcttctctctccactccACCCCTCCGCCCCTGCTTgggcacacacactctctctctcaaataaataaataaaatcttaaaaaaaaaaatgaaagagagagagagggaggtggggatggagggaagcggcagagggagagagagaatctcaagcaagctccctgctgagtgaggagctcTACCTgcggctcgatctcacgaccccgagattatgacctgagccaaaatcaagagtcagatgcttcactgactgagccacccagacagccctgGTGATTATGATTAACATCCCATTCTACCTCCAGTTAACACTAGGGGTGCACCGTGAGCTGCTGTGTGCCTCCTGCCCTTCATCCTTTCCTGTCCAGCTTTAACCAATGTGTGCTCCAATGAAGACAATACACAGAAGGCCctggaacagggcctggcacataataagcgcTGACTAAGTGAGAgctatatttattgtttttgttttaatgtaataAAACAGACCGGGGTTTGGATTCCAGCCCCACCCACTAagctagctgtgtgactctgggtaaGACATTTaacctctctcagcctcagtttgcTTATCTGTGAGACAGGGATAATAGCTGTGTGGGAGACTTCTTCGCTGATGAGGGTTGCTGTAGGACAAAAAGACTCCAGCCATCACGATGATCAGCACAATAAAAGTTTCTTCCGTGTGGTGCAAAGAGCCCGAGCGCGGTGCCAGCTATGGCCTGGCCTCTGAGTGCCAGGCTCCCTACCGTGGGATGCTGCAAGAGCCGCATTTGCACGGCACTTTACAGTTGGTGTGAAGGGGCAGTGGTGGTCCGCCCTGCTGCCTTCATCTCCCCGTGGTCAGTGCTCATGCCTGGAACCCGGCACTTGGCTCTACCACCTGATTATATGGTTATGTGTCAGCCTGGCTGTCCCCCTCCCCTAGACCgggagctcctggagggcaggcagggaTCGATTCACTGCTGCACCTGGCTTGCCTAGcctggggacaggcccagggTGGGCGCTGGCATTGTGTCTGAGGGGTACGGGGAGGCCACCCTCTCACCACCTGTCCTTCTTGGTTCttgcaggtgggaggaggagctTGCCAAGCGCATGAACCTGCAGACCATGGTGGACACGCTGCAGGAGGTGAGCACCTCAGAGGTCCCGACCAAGAGGGGCTTGTGGGAACCACATGGGTAAGGGGCACAGTCTCCACAGGGCAAAGTCAGAGGCCACTCCCAGGTCAGCCCCTGCACTGTGCAGCCTCCTGCTGCTTCAGTCCCTCCTCCATGGAGCCACGAGGCCTCTTCCTTGCCCCCTGCTTCGGACCTAGGAAGGGGCTGGCACAGTGTTGCAAAAATGCTCAGGGACGGAAGTTGGGAAGCCTGGGTCCGAGTTCCAGTGCTGACCCCTGAGTGCTGGGTGATGGTCCCCTGACTCTTTCCCACCCGCTATTATTCCCCACCAAGTTCAGGACTGGATGGTCTTGAGCTGCCCTACCCCCAGCTTGCGGGACCCAACTTGGGGTGGAACACCTTGGAGAGAGTGGGGGGCCTCTCACCTGGGTGGGTGAGAATATCCTCTTGGGGTCCTGGCTCAGGAGCTCTGTGTCTGGGCTCCGCTTCCCATGCACCGGGTACCCTGGGCAGCAAGCTTTACCTTCTCGGCCTCTGAATAGCGACCCCACGAGAAGGCAAGGGAAagttcttccaaacatttaaaaaaattgccttCCAATATTTAAGACACTGATCTTCTAAGagatagaataaaataatgtcaATATGTAGAAGGAAAAGGATGAATGTCTGTCCCCCCCCTTTGTTTtataacagaaattttttttttttatttaccaacATGACACATTCATGGTCAAATACttggaaaattcagaaaagtaCAGAGAAGAAACTAAAACTCTCACTTCCATCTACCCCTGCATAGTCCACAAATTGCCGGGTGACCTATTGGTCTTTTCTGTGCAAAGACACACCTACTGTACATGAGTGTGTCTGGTTGGGTTGACACACGTAGCGTTGCCATTTTTGAGATGGGAGATGGTCATCTATTGGCGATTTTTTTCACATGGACCAACCTCATATTTTAACCTGCTGGAATCACTTGTATTAACCTGCTCTTTGTTTCTTCACATCTTTTGggcatttttcatagaataaATATTCCTTTGAGCCACGTTTTAAGCTGAGTGGTGCCCTGCTTCGTACTGGGCTCAGCGGGAAGCCGGGCCGGGGTGAGGTCCTCGGCACCCGTTCCTCAGCACGCAGGGGTCTGGCCTGGTTGGACATCAGGTGTCcaagcccctcctccccctcaggGTGCCTGGTCCCCTAAGCCCTCCCTCATCTCTGTCCTCCCTAGGCGGCGCAGGAGGCTGAAGCCATCCAGGAGGAGATGAACGAGAAGATCGAGCGGCTCAAGGCCGAGCTGGTGGTGTTTAAGGGGCTCATGAGTGACGTAAGTGCCACCGGCCGCCGCCCCAGGCGTCATGACACCCTTCACACCCATCATGCAAAATGCTTCTTTCACTCCGAGGCTCCAGAGCTCGGCTTCTAGTTAGAGTCCTGGCTGGCTGCGTTTGCCCGTAAGGATGACGGATGCATCGGagaccagcccccacccccaccccccacccccttccgcTTCCCTTGGTCTGAGTAGAGCTGCATTAATCTGCTGCTTAACCCATCCCGCCCTCCCCGGGGCTCCCCACGGTCTGTTTGTGTTCGCACCGACTTGTCCCAGCTCGCCACTCTCGAGGGCGGGTGCTGGCCGTGGGGCTCGCTGTCTGGGGGCGCTGGAGGGCCCGGTGGCAGCTGGAAGGAGGCCCCTAGGTCTGGGCTGTGTCCGCCCGAGAGGCTCCCCAGGCCAGCGGCCTGCAGCAGGGTTGCTTTGTAAAGTTGGGGACGGCCCGCGTATGCCTCCTTTCGAAGACTGGAACCCCTCTTTCTGAGTGACTGTGGGTACAGGGAGCTGTCGGCCACCGGAGCCTCCTTCCTGCTGGGGACCCGCGTTTCCTGCCACCTTTGGGCAGCGGGCAGCATGCGGGGGGGCCGCCAGAAAGGAGAAGGAGCCCACTGGCGGGTGACTCGGCCTGGTGTGGCTTCTGGTCCTGAGGGCCGTGGAGCCGGGTGTGGCTGGAAGCCTCCGGGGGCCCCAGGTGGAGTTCCACCTGACTTGCCCTCATTGGGGTCCTCGGGGACCCCCCTCGTCTTCGGTGATGCCCCTGCTGTCCGCCACGGGTGGAATCCTGGGGTGAGGGCACCCCGTGGCAGGCCCTCTGTGTGGGGGACACGTGGGGCACGCggggtgggagagaagggaaggaagtcTTTCAACAGTGggagttctttctttttcctttgctctgacAAGATGAACACCGCACTGTGTCTGTCGTGAGGTTGCCTTCCAGCCCTTAGGGAGGCTGGCAAACAGGGTCTCACATGGTCCACTCAGCGCCAAGGCCTGTAGCTCCCGCCACCTCTCCAGCCCCCCAACCTGAGCAGCGctggccccgcccgccccgccccccagaaGCTCCAGGCCCCCCTCGGACTCCGGGCTGTGCACCCCGCTGCCCAGCAGGAGCCTCGGAGCgactccccgccccgccccccaggctggCTCCCGCCCTCGCTCACGTAACCCCCCTGCTGTCCTCCCTGCAGCCCATGACAGACCTGGACACAAAGATCCAAGAAAAGGCCATGAAGGTGGACATGGACATCTGTCGCCGGATCGATATCACGGCCAAGCTGTGCGATGTCGCACAGCAACGGAACTCGGAAGACGTGTCCAAGATCTTCCAGGTGAATAGGGTCACCCTGCTCACCAGCCGCCACTCCCCGCTGCCACCGCCCCCTCCCAGAGTGCCCGGCCTCCCCCTGCATGGCCAGGCGCTCCTCCCCTCACGTCCCgcccactccccttcccccagaGCTAGCCTTTGCCCCAACTCCGGCTTCCCCAGGACAACCTAGAATCAGGGACTCGCCGACTCTAGGCTCGTCAGGCTGCGTCTTCCAGGCTGAGTGCTTCATCCTGTGGCCGAGGAGGACACccgcctgggggtggggggtaacatgatgggctgggggtgggggggaagacgGAGCTGGGACTGGAACTCAGGTGTCCTGACCCTCAGGGGCCGATCCACAGGCCCCGCCGGGTGCCATCGCCAAGGTTGGGAGTCGTGGCCCGGCGGTGGGAGCCCCGGAATTCTTCAGAGGAGCTGTTGGCCTCTGTTTTTCCGTCCCACTGAAGAGTGTCCCAGTACCCACCCCCGGCTCTCAGTGAGCAAGTGTGTGTCCCGGGAGAAGGCCATGGGGCAGTTGGCACCGGTGGGTTGTCCtccagggagggctgggggctaGTCCAGCGGCCCGAAGGGCCCGTGTCATTCTCTAAAGGCTGCTTCTGGAATATCGGGTCGTGGTTTGGCTTTTGCTTGAGCCCAGGGCAGTCTAGTGTGTTGTCgctttgtgtgaccttgggcgtgGCGGGAGAGATCACGGGCTCTCCACCTCTGTGCGGTCTTGCTGCCCCTCTGCTGAGAAGCAGGGTCGACCATTCCAGGCCTTGTTTGGTTTGCTCGCGTCTTGTCTGCTTGGAGTGGAGGAAGCTTGGTGAACCTCGGGCTGCCTGCCCATCGCCTTTGCATGTGAGCGAGAGGGCTCTGAAGCATGGAGCCCTCTGGGCCTTGGTGAgggcttctccatctctctggcTGGCTCTAAGACATCCCAGGCGACTCTGTGCCCCGGTCTGGCCCACTCCTCTCCCCAGATCATGGGGCTGCTGCTCTGGTGAAGGGCAGAGCTGAGCCGGCCCAACCACCGGGGGAGGGAAGGGTCCAGGCTGTCTATCCTCTGTCCTGCATGTGTCCCGCCTCACGCTTCTTGCTAACGCCGCCTGCTTCTTAGAGGAGCTCTGCATCTTTCCCGGCAGTGGCTGCCCCAGCCACGCTCCATCCATCCCGTGGGATGCCGTCTCCCTTCCCAgcccaccctccctcccagcaGGGCCTCCCACTCACTCACCTCCATCTCTTCCTTTCCGGGTCAGGTGGTCCCCAAAAAGAAAGAGCGTAAGGTGGCTTCGGACGATGACATCTCCGAGCAGGACGGGGAAGTGAACCGGTTCTCGGACGACGAGGTCGGCTCCATGAACATCACAGACGAGATGAAGCGCATGTTTAACCAGCTGTGAGTATCTCTGCTGTCCCGGACCCCCCGCTTCCTGGGGCTCCACTCCTTTTCCCCAGATTGCTGGGGCTTGGGTGGCAAACCGGTGGCCTGAGCTGAAAGTCGCCTGCACATGTGCTTTCTCTGGCCAGCGTGGTGTTCTGAAAGAATGTGCGTTTATTCTCAATGTTTATAATTTGGGGAGTTTTACATTTTCAGAAGAGGCTAAAGGGTAGTGGTGGTCCTGTCGGATCGAGCCTTACACTCCCCCCAGTTGTCCTTGGGGTGGGATCGCTGAGCTGGTCCACACACCAGGGCCCACCAAGCTGGCCGGGGGAGGGCCCCCGACATCCACTGAGCATCCTCCGTCTGCAGGGTGCTTTACAGATGTGATGGTCAACTGAGGACGTTGGAGCCTtacacccccctttttttttttttaagattttatttatttattcatttcacaccCCTTTTGTACGTGAGGATGCTGAGACTCCCGGAAGGGAAGCCGCTTGGCCAGGACAGCTCCCCTGATACAAGCAGAACTGAGGTTCAGAGCCAGGCCTATGTGTCGCCTGTGTCCTGTCACTGAGATGCTGTGGGCTAGTGGCAGAGAGGGGGCTGTTTGTGGTCAGTGGGGGGCTGGAGCCGCCCCGTACCAGCTCATGCATGTCCGCCCACTCCAGGTTCAGTGATGGCACAGAAGTAGCTTAAAATTTGCCATAGTGGGAAGTGGGCAAGTACGTGCCCCTAgggctcccctccctgcccttcccttgcCAAGAGCCGGTTTATTACAACCTCACTGGAGGTAGTTGCCCGGGGCAGGGAGGCCCTGTAGCCTTGGCCTCTCTGGTGCCATAATCTCAACGTGGATCCATCTTTGACTCTAATCCACCTAGTGCCCTAAAGGTGGgtaggggaggggacaggagggtgGAGCTGAGGGCCTGGAGACAAAAGAGTTGGGTTGGGACAGGGTCTCTGGGACCCATATTTgtttcctcctgcccctctggcTTGTTCTTGCCTGTTCTCTCTCCGGAGCCCCTTGCAGTTGGGGCACCTGAGCCTGAGAACTCAGCTTTCCCCGAGACTGAGTTTCTGACAACAGGGCTACGATTGAGCTCTTGGTTGGCTCTGAGGAGCCATCACAAAGCCCCACAGAACTCCTCCAGGGTGGGGATCGGGGGCTCGCCTTTCAGCAGGTGCCTCTGACATCGTACTGGGTTTAGTACAGGACACAGGTCTCCCCTGATGCTTCCTGCAGAGCTCTGAGGCTGGCTTAGCATTACAGAGACCAAAGACCACTCGGCCCAGCCCCTTCACattcagatggggaaactgagattaAGAGGGATGTCTAGGAGTTGGAGCAGAGCCCCTGACTCGCGGCTGAGTGCTTTGTCCCCCACTAGCTGTCTTTTTGCTCAGAAGACAGTCCCCCTTTGCTCTCTCTGCAAACCATCCCTGCCCTGGTCCCTTTGCTGCTGAGCCAGGTGACTCTTAGGGCCACAGGAGTCAGACCCGGGCAGGGATGGGTTTGTGTGACTCTTCCTTGTGCTTGTCGTTCCCTGGAAACAACTGAGGTGGCCCTGTGTTTTGGGGGCTTGCTGTTGGAGCGTGACAAAGAGACTCCTGATTCCATCTTTTGATATCCCTAGTAAAAGTCGTACTCTCCTCTTTGGGCGACGAGAGGGGCTTTGGAAGAGAGCCCTTGGCTGGATCCAGAGTTTCTGAACGTGGTGCCGGGCATgcctgagcccaaggcggggTTGTCCACCCCACAGACCCAGGCTGGGCTCATTTGGGCGAATTAAAGGGCTTCTCTGAAGAAATTGTCCCGTTTTTAGAGAGTCACCAAGGGCTAGTTAGGCTACCTGGGAATGGGGCGAGCTGAAAGGAACAGTCCCAAGAGCCAGGTCTGGGGACTCCACCTGCAGCACTACTGTTGTATTGTGGGGCCCAGTACAAAAATGGGTGCCTGGTGTTGACAGGTTTGAACTAGGTTCAGTATCCAATCAGATCTATCAGATTTTAAAGTtaccttggtttaaaaaaaaaaaaaatatatatatatatatatatatatatatatatatatatatataaaatatctcctCTGATTGCCCCTCCACCCTTGCAGCTCCAGCCAAGGCCATGCTGACCCCCCTGGGCAGGGCCCTGGCCCCCTCCCACCATCCTCTCCGCTGGCTCTGCACCGGCCGAGACCCAAGCCAGAGGCTGCCCCCGGCGAGTTCCACTGAAGTCTTTGAATCATGTGCCCCGTGTCAGGGCTGTTTTGTTGTGATCAAAATCTGTTGCTTGGGCTTCAGACCAAGGAGAAGGGGAGGAATTTGCTACTCTGCCTGCGCGCTGGCCAGCTCCTGAGCCCGCCCTCCCGATCTTCCGACTCCTTCCTCTTGCCCGTCTCCCTGTCCTTTCTGGCTCCCTGTTCCGCAGCTGGGGTTTTCCTTCAGATCCCAGACGCTAGAAAGGAAGTGAAGTCAGCGGTTGGGTATGTCTTGCGGCGACGGTGGACCCCAGGGGCTAATCTGGAGCCAGGCTGGGCCAGCAGCGCCTTGTTCTGCAGCGCTGGTCCCGCGCTGGCCCCGGGGCTCACGGAGCCGCCCAGAGGCTGTGCCAGGAAGCCGCTTTCAGTGGGGGACCTGGCTCCAGGTCAGCTCCAGGAAGCTTTTAACCAGAAATTCTTCTTGGGCCCTGACCCGTGGCCCCCAGCCTGACCCATCGTGGGAAGGTCGGGAGCACTGCCCTGGATGACCAGGGGGGAGTTGATGGAGAGCCCTGGGACCCACATTCTCCTCTATGGCTGATTCGATGGATCAAATGATTTAACCCCTCAGATGTCAGCCTTCCCATCTCCTCGAGTTCCCCTTCAGCTGGGggaaccagggcagccccagaaACCCCTCAGTCCCAGGCAGGCCGTATAGGGCCTGTTTTGTTTATATAGTTTCAGAGACCAGGGAAGCCCTGACATCACTCAGGCTTTGAATTCAAGCCCGATTTCCAGCACGTATTGGTCTAGAAGTCCCCCTAATCCCTTCGACCGTCAGTTCcttgcctgtaaaatgggaataatcaatACCCTCATCTCATAAGGATGTTGGGATGAGGGAATGAAATGCAGTTTAGTATATGCTTAGCAGCCAGTCCCGCATGCCCAGCACATAATGGGTGTTTGGTGTGTTTTACTGGGGAGGAGAGTGCTGCAGGAGACACCTGGTTTTCTGCTCCAGGTTCTGTTACTGGCTAGcagtgtgactttggacaagtggGTCATTCTTTCTGAGCTGCAGCTTCCtcccctgtaaaatgggaatgatatcAACCTTTCCGTGTTTGTGGAGATTATATAAATCACCTCTTGCAAAGTAGGAGCTCCAGAAATGAGCTGTCACGTGAAAGCAGACAGCTACCAGGTTGgacttgagggacacctgggtggctcagtggacgagcatctgccctcagcccagggtgtgatcccggggtcctgggacccagtcccacgtcgggctccctgcatggagcctgcttctccctctgcctgtgtctctgcctctctctgtctctcatgaataaataagtaaaatctttaaaaaaagaaaaagaaaaaggttggaCATGAGAATATCGTTAGTCTCCACTGATGAAAGCCTGGTGTctttacaaatatgtattttaaatggtaCAAGGAATAGGTCACtactttctgcattttaaaagagtCGAACGCCCCCGGGGAAGGTGCGTGTCCCCTATGGCCAGCAGAACTGTTGGGGCCGGCCGCCTTGCAGGAGCGTGCCCGTCGGGGCGGTGCCCCTTTCTTTCCCTGATCCCGGCCTCTGGAGCCCGGCTCCCGgtcagccctgccctctgctgtCATCCCACAGGCGGGAGACCTTTGATTTTGACGACGACTGTGACAGCCTGACGTGGGAAGAGAATGAAGACACACTGCTGCTCTGGGAGGACTTCACCAACTGCAACCCAACCATCGACCTGCAGGGCGAGGTGAGCTCCCCACCTGGCTGCCCAGAGGCCAGCCAGCTCTCCCCTGTCCCCGCTCACTCCCGGCAGCCCACACCACCCGGCTCATTCGTCCCCTTTGCTCTGTGTCCCCAGCAAGAGGAAAATTTGGGCAACTTGATCCATGAAACAGAATCCTTCTTCAAGACGAGAGACAAGGAGTACCAGGAAACCATTGGCCAGATCGAGGTGAGGGCGCAGGCTCCCGTGAAGTGGGGTCTCGATGGCAGTtgagggggccgggggctggtgggggaggggggcatccaCAAGGTCATGAGTTGGAGGCTTGCGGTTCACTGGCTGGCGTTGGGTGGGTCGTACCCCTCCTACAGCCTCGATTTTCTCAGGTTGAAAATACATATCATGGGGGTAGTGATCCCTGTCTGTcccagagaggtttttttttttttccttctaagttATTCAGTGGAGACGGTGATCCCAAATAATGAGAGAAGATGTGTGAGTGACATGGAGTGATGCTAGGCACTGAGCAAGCCTCCCTGGTACCCACATGCCCGCTGTACATGCCTAAAGGTAGCTAGGTGCCTCCAGCCCACACAGTGGACACCGTGCGCCCCgttaggcagaggaagagatgaGATTGAAGGAGACCCAAGTGGCTTTTCCAGGGGCCTCCAGTTGGGGAGCAGCCTTCAAGCCTTCAAGCTGGCCAGCTCCTTCCCTGGGGGATGTGGCATTGGTAgaggagaagaggcagaaagatGACGGAGACCTGACAACTTTCCTAAGCAAGGCCTAGCCAGTGGTGTGGGAATGCCAGGCGGGGCGGAATTGGCAGGCTGAGTGGAAGCTGCCCCTTTGGAGGCTCAGCAACTGTCTCCCTTTCACTGGAAGCAGTTCTGCAGGCCAGGGGGTCAGCATGtggaggagggcggagggcgtGGTGTCCCTGGGTGGCTTTGGCACCGCCACCACGGAGGATGCGCGGAGGAAGTGGCCGAGGGTTCCCACATGACGGTGACTTGGCCTCACCTTTATCCTGCATTGGGTCCTTTCAGCTGGAGCTGGCCACAGCCAAGAGCGACATGAACCGACACTTGCATGAGTACATGGAGATGTGCAGCATGAAACGTGGCCTGGACGTGCAGATGGAGACCTGCCGTCGGCTCATCAAAGGCTCTGCAGACAGGTACCCACCCCCGTCCTCCCGGGGCATTCAGTTGTTGTGTCCCTGGGGGGA
Encoded here:
- the IFFO2 gene encoding intermediate filament family orphan 2 isoform X1 — translated: MVNSLLFGEMALAFGCPPGGGGGGCPGGGGGGGGAGPGPSPVTAALRDDLGSNIHLLKGLNVRFRCFLAKVHELERRNRLLEKQLEQQQSERERRLRYKTFSREQAVQTGPELLRPAAPGAGLGSGGGAAAGANANAVALGGLPPGGGSHPQHYGRLPGTIWSYTQVRRTGGGGVETVQGPGVSWVHPDGVGVQIDTITPEIRALYNVLAKVKRERDEYKRRWEEELAKRMNLQTMVDTLQEAAQEAEAIQEEMNEKIERLKAELVVFKGLMSDPMTDLDTKIQEKAMKVDMDICRRIDITAKLCDVAQQRNSEDVSKIFQVVPKKKERKVASDDDISEQDGEVNRFSDDEVGSMNITDEMKRMFNQLRETFDFDDDCDSLTWEENEDTLLLWEDFTNCNPTIDLQGEQEENLGNLIHETESFFKTRDKEYQETIGQIELELATAKSDMNRHLHEYMEMCSMKRGLDVQMETCRRLIKGSADRNSPSPSSVASSDSGSTDEIQDEFEREADVEPMVS